A genomic region of Bernardetia sp. ABR2-2B contains the following coding sequences:
- a CDS encoding DHH family phosphoesterase, with amino-acid sequence MQNLAGLSELLSTPQKVVIFPHQRPDADALGSCQALSLYLQKKNHQTTVISPTEYPSFLNWMAENEKVVVYSDKTHQKIEKLVSEATLICCLDFSSPNRTAPLDSFIEKNSDTPILMIDHHRGKSDFAHFELWDITAAATAELVYDLILLMSDRALIDIQIAQCLYAGIMTDTASFKHPNTTGKIHRIAADLIDMGLDSSYVQRMIYDSNTENRIRLLGHALSDCLTVRQDLKTAYFVLKQKDTRKYNPQSGDTEGIVNYALSIEGIEFAAILIDYGSEVRMSFRSVGTFSVADFARNYFGGGGHHNAAGGRSLEPVKKVVERFEKLIEEHRSELTAVH; translated from the coding sequence ATGCAAAATTTAGCAGGTCTTTCAGAACTTTTAAGCACTCCTCAAAAGGTAGTCATTTTTCCACATCAACGCCCTGATGCTGATGCTTTAGGTTCTTGCCAAGCTTTATCTCTTTATTTACAAAAGAAAAATCATCAGACAACAGTTATTTCTCCTACTGAATATCCAAGTTTCTTGAACTGGATGGCTGAAAATGAAAAAGTAGTTGTTTATTCAGACAAAACTCATCAAAAAATTGAAAAACTAGTTTCAGAAGCTACTCTCATTTGTTGTTTGGATTTTTCTAGTCCAAATCGAACAGCTCCTTTGGATTCTTTTATAGAAAAAAACTCTGATACACCTATCTTGATGATTGACCATCATAGAGGAAAATCTGATTTTGCTCATTTTGAATTATGGGATATTACAGCAGCAGCAACAGCAGAACTGGTTTATGACCTTATTTTATTGATGAGTGATAGAGCTTTGATAGATATTCAGATAGCACAATGCTTATATGCAGGTATTATGACGGATACAGCTTCTTTCAAACATCCAAACACAACAGGAAAAATACATCGTATTGCAGCTGATTTGATAGATATGGGTTTGGATTCTTCTTATGTCCAGCGTATGATTTATGATAGCAATACAGAAAATAGAATTCGCCTTTTAGGACATGCACTTTCAGATTGTTTGACTGTTAGACAAGACTTAAAGACAGCTTATTTTGTCTTAAAGCAAAAAGATACTCGTAAATACAACCCACAATCAGGAGATACAGAAGGTATTGTAAATTATGCTCTTTCTATTGAAGGAATCGAATTTGCTGCTATCCTTATTGATTATGGTAGTGAAGTCAGAATGTCTTTTCGCTCAGTCGGAACGTTTTCAGTTGCTGATTTTGCTCGTAATTATTTTGGTGGTGGAGGACATCACAATGCAGCAGGAGGAAGAAGCCTAGAGCCTGTCAAAAAAGTAGTAGAGCGTTTTGAAAAACTCATTGAAGAACACCGTTCAGAACTCACAGCCGTACATTAA
- a CDS encoding saccharopine dehydrogenase family protein — protein sequence MSKVLIIGAGGVGNVVVKKCAMLPDVFSEITLASRTLPKVEAAAEEVKELTGRDIQTAKVDADNVQELVALIKKVEPKLVINVALPYQDLPIMDACLETKTHYLDTANYEPKDVAKFEYSWQWAYKKRFEEAGIMALLGCGFDPGVTGVFTAHAAKYHFDKDGMEYLDIVDCNAGSHGKAFATNFNPEINIREITQRGKYWENGDWKETEPLEVNRMINYPEVGPKKSFLLYHEELESLTKNFPSLKRARFWMTFSDEYITHLRVLENVGMTRIDEVEYQGQKIVPLQFLKAVLPEPSSLGENYEGQTSIGCHIRGKKDGKDTYFFIHNNCDHAKTYKELGAQAVSYTTGVPAMIGAKMMLEGKWMKAGVWNVEEFNPDPFMEDLNKYGLQWHEKSSDFVEFND from the coding sequence ATGAGTAAAGTATTGATTATTGGTGCTGGTGGAGTGGGTAATGTTGTTGTCAAAAAATGTGCAATGTTACCTGATGTTTTTTCAGAAATAACACTTGCCAGTCGTACGCTTCCAAAAGTAGAAGCTGCTGCAGAAGAAGTAAAAGAACTTACGGGAAGAGATATTCAGACTGCAAAAGTAGATGCAGATAATGTTCAAGAATTGGTAGCTCTTATCAAAAAAGTTGAACCAAAATTAGTTATTAATGTAGCTCTTCCCTATCAAGACTTACCAATTATGGATGCTTGTTTGGAAACAAAAACGCATTATTTGGACACAGCCAATTACGAACCAAAAGATGTAGCCAAATTTGAGTATAGTTGGCAGTGGGCATACAAAAAACGTTTTGAAGAGGCAGGGATTATGGCTCTTTTGGGTTGTGGCTTTGACCCTGGGGTAACTGGAGTTTTTACAGCACATGCAGCTAAATATCATTTTGATAAAGACGGAATGGAATATTTGGATATTGTAGATTGTAATGCAGGAAGTCATGGAAAAGCATTTGCGACCAATTTTAATCCTGAAATCAATATTCGTGAGATTACACAGCGTGGAAAATATTGGGAAAATGGCGATTGGAAAGAAACCGAGCCTTTAGAGGTCAATAGAATGATTAATTACCCAGAAGTAGGTCCTAAGAAATCATTTTTATTATATCATGAAGAATTAGAATCACTTACCAAAAACTTCCCGTCTCTAAAAAGAGCTAGATTTTGGATGACTTTTTCAGATGAATATATTACGCATTTGAGAGTATTAGAAAATGTAGGAATGACAAGAATTGATGAAGTGGAATATCAAGGACAAAAAATTGTTCCTCTTCAGTTTTTAAAAGCTGTTTTGCCAGAACCTTCTTCTTTAGGAGAAAATTACGAAGGACAAACTTCTATTGGTTGCCATATCAGAGGTAAAAAAGATGGAAAAGATACTTATTTCTTCATTCACAACAATTGCGACCACGCCAAAACCTACAAAGAACTAGGAGCGCAAGCCGTTTCTTATACAACAGGTGTTCCTGCTATGATAGGTGCAAAAATGATGTTGGAAGGAAAATGGATGAAAGCTGGTGTTTGGAATGTAGAAGAATTTAATCCAGATCCTTTTATGGAAGATTTGAATAAATATGGTTTGCAATGGCACGAGAAATCAAGTGATTTTGTAGAATTTAATGATTAA
- a CDS encoding FKBP-type peptidyl-prolyl cis-trans isomerase — protein sequence MKSLFLYRFILFALVGATMWSCNSDSLNQEKELDGIRYMLRQRGEGQALTDSSTVQVSMKIYNSTDSLLRDTYTEDFPLMIDLSDSNNTKMGIVKILMEKGRIGDSVTMFIHSDSIFVQGQPRPPFIEEGSSIRQEVTLIKHFTPTEAAAEQKAMQQKYMEEMMKKQAEAQAESAKISAEQVEYIENTYLPEKGITDFKKTESGLFYKVDKQGKTDIQAGDKVKVNYEGTLLMTGEKFDSSFDRGEAFEFPIGQGQVIKAWDEGIPLIGRGGKGYLYIPSNLAYGAQGAGGTIGPNSMLVFRVEVLDEVTKAGN from the coding sequence ATGAAATCTCTTTTTTTATATCGTTTTATATTATTTGCTCTTGTTGGAGCTACTATGTGGTCTTGTAACTCAGATTCACTTAATCAAGAAAAAGAACTTGACGGAATCCGTTATATGCTTCGTCAGCGTGGAGAGGGACAAGCACTAACTGATTCTAGTACAGTTCAAGTTTCTATGAAAATCTATAATAGTACGGATTCTCTGCTTCGTGATACTTATACAGAAGATTTTCCTTTAATGATAGATTTGAGTGATTCAAACAATACAAAAATGGGTATTGTAAAAATATTAATGGAAAAAGGTAGAATTGGAGATAGTGTAACGATGTTTATACACTCAGATTCTATTTTTGTACAAGGACAGCCTCGTCCTCCTTTTATAGAAGAGGGAAGTTCTATCCGTCAAGAGGTTACTTTGATAAAGCATTTTACGCCAACAGAAGCTGCTGCCGAACAAAAAGCAATGCAACAAAAGTATATGGAGGAAATGATGAAGAAACAAGCTGAAGCACAAGCAGAATCAGCAAAAATTTCAGCAGAACAGGTAGAATATATTGAAAATACCTATTTACCAGAAAAAGGTATTACAGATTTCAAGAAAACAGAATCAGGACTTTTTTACAAAGTAGATAAACAAGGAAAAACTGATATTCAAGCTGGGGATAAAGTAAAAGTAAATTATGAAGGTACACTACTTATGACAGGAGAAAAATTTGATTCTTCTTTTGATAGAGGTGAAGCATTTGAGTTTCCTATCGGACAAGGACAAGTAATAAAGGCTTGGGACGAAGGTATTCCTCTTATTGGTCGTGGAGGAAAAGGATATTTGTATATTCCTTCTAACTTAGCTTATGGCGCACAAGGTGCAGGTGGAACAATAGGACCAAACTCAATGCTTGTTTTTAGAGTTGAAGTATTAGACGAAGTAACTAAAGCTGGAAACTAA
- a CDS encoding FKBP-type peptidyl-prolyl cis-trans isomerase, producing the protein MKLSKYITVLFIGFVLFTACKKEEENPSSPAEQDQILQDYFAENNITPQKTESGLYYVIDEQGATPIQIGERVTVNYEGKLLSGEKFDSSFDRGEPFSFTVGGGVISGWNEGIPLIGRGGKGTLYIPSHLGYGARGSGNVITPYSILVFRVEVFE; encoded by the coding sequence ATGAAGTTATCAAAATATATTACAGTCCTTTTTATTGGATTTGTTTTATTTACAGCTTGTAAAAAAGAAGAGGAAAACCCTTCAAGCCCAGCAGAACAAGACCAAATCCTTCAGGATTATTTTGCTGAAAATAATATTACTCCTCAAAAAACAGAATCAGGGTTATATTATGTCATAGACGAACAAGGAGCAACCCCTATTCAAATAGGAGAAAGAGTAACTGTAAATTATGAAGGAAAGTTATTATCAGGAGAAAAATTCGATTCTTCTTTTGATAGAGGAGAGCCTTTCTCTTTTACAGTTGGAGGAGGAGTTATAAGTGGTTGGAATGAAGGCATTCCTCTCATTGGAAGAGGTGGCAAGGGAACACTTTATATACCATCTCATTTGGGATATGGTGCAAGAGGTTCAGGAAATGTAATCACACCCTATTCTATTTTAGTTTTTAGAGTAGAAGTATTTGAATAA
- a CDS encoding FKBP-type peptidyl-prolyl cis-trans isomerase, which yields MSLYRFILIILISCVSFSVNAQKNKHEKEFKGIRYQLHTKKKERKKALVVTDSSILQLSMQIYNNADSLLRSTEDEDYPLILDLRDSTTRQIPIVEIMMKDGRVGDSLTLFIHSDSVFQNGQIRPIFIPEGSSLRHEIKILKNYTAQQYATKLDSMQKEYMEQMAKKQQEQQKQKEMEEKLKVQNQMDYLEKTYFVEKGIKNFQKTESGLYYVIDEQGTPIEKGQMLKVHYEGTLLNGKKFDSSFDRNDPIEFPIGVGRVIQGWDEGIILIGKGGKGTLYIPSHLGYGERGAGNDIPPNATLVFRVEVLN from the coding sequence ATGTCTTTGTATCGTTTTATTCTAATTATCTTGATAAGTTGTGTTTCTTTTTCTGTAAATGCTCAAAAAAATAAACATGAAAAAGAATTTAAAGGTATTCGTTATCAATTACATACTAAGAAAAAAGAGCGTAAAAAAGCTCTTGTAGTTACAGATTCTAGTATCCTACAACTTAGTATGCAGATTTATAACAATGCGGATTCTCTTTTGAGAAGTACAGAAGACGAAGATTATCCTCTCATTTTAGATTTGCGTGATAGCACAACTAGACAAATTCCGATTGTAGAAATTATGATGAAAGATGGAAGAGTTGGAGATAGTCTAACACTATTTATTCATTCTGATTCTGTATTTCAGAATGGGCAAATACGTCCGATATTCATTCCAGAGGGAAGTTCTTTAAGACATGAAATAAAAATTCTGAAAAATTATACAGCACAACAATATGCTACTAAGCTAGATTCTATGCAAAAAGAATACATGGAACAAATGGCAAAAAAACAACAAGAACAACAAAAGCAAAAAGAAATGGAAGAAAAATTAAAAGTGCAAAATCAAATGGATTATTTAGAAAAGACTTATTTTGTAGAAAAGGGAATCAAAAATTTCCAAAAAACAGAATCTGGACTTTATTATGTTATTGATGAGCAAGGGACACCTATCGAAAAAGGACAAATGCTAAAAGTGCATTATGAAGGAACACTACTTAACGGCAAAAAATTTGATTCTTCTTTTGATAGAAATGACCCAATTGAGTTTCCTATCGGTGTAGGTAGAGTTATTCAAGGTTGGGATGAAGGAATCATTTTGATTGGAAAAGGTGGAAAAGGCACGTTATATATTCCTTCTCATTTGGGTTATGGTGAGCGTGGCGCAGGAAATGATATTCCACCAAATGCAACACTTGTTTTTAGAGTAGAAGTTTTAAATTAA
- a CDS encoding FKBP-type peptidyl-prolyl cis-trans isomerase, whose amino-acid sequence MKLSNYIFLLFPLFSLFSSCNNNEIEPLIDVNLQAEREDQIIRQYLAENNLTAERTDLGIYYIVLEEGEGTATPNNGAKVVVNYTGKVIYGRQFDSSYETNNPLEFTIGASSVVIGFEEAVKQMKLNEKTRFFIPSRYAYGEQGRTTQDGTQIIPTLATLIFDIELERL is encoded by the coding sequence ATGAAATTATCAAATTATATTTTCTTGCTTTTTCCTCTATTTTCTCTGTTTTCCTCTTGTAATAATAATGAAATAGAACCTCTAATAGACGTAAATTTACAAGCAGAGCGAGAAGACCAAATTATAAGGCAATATTTAGCTGAAAATAATCTTACTGCTGAAAGAACAGATTTGGGGATTTATTACATTGTTTTGGAAGAGGGTGAAGGAACTGCTACCCCAAATAATGGAGCTAAAGTAGTAGTAAACTATACAGGAAAAGTCATTTATGGAAGACAGTTTGATAGCTCTTATGAAACTAATAATCCTTTAGAGTTTACTATTGGAGCAAGTTCTGTAGTGATAGGCTTTGAAGAGGCTGTCAAACAAATGAAGTTGAATGAAAAAACACGCTTTTTTATTCCATCTCGGTATGCTTACGGAGAGCAAGGAAGAACAACACAAGACGGAACACAAATAATTCCAACACTTGCAACTCTGATTTTTGATATTGAGTTAGAACGGCTTTAA
- the rpoB gene encoding DNA-directed RNA polymerase subunit beta, with product MATLKHGRINFRKTTSILEYPHFLDVQVKSFQDFFQLGTPPEKRTADGLYKVFMENFPISDSRDNFVLEFVDYIIDPPKYSVQECVDRGLTYAVPLKAKLRLLCNDEDNEDFETIEQEVFLGNVPVMTERGSFVINGAERVIVSQLHRSPGVFFAQSKHTNGTKLYSARIIPFKGSWIEFATDVNNIMYAYIDRKKKFPVTTLLRAIGYGTDREILELFGLSEEVKATKTNIQKVVGRKLAARVLRTWTEDFVDEDTGEVVSITRNEVLLERDSEIEEEHIQTIIDSNTESIILHREDININDFAIVYNTLQKDNSNSEKEAVEQIYRQLRNTEAPDEQTARDVIQSLFFSEKRYDLGEVGRYRINRKLGLDLEMSVRVLTKEDIIRIIRHLITLINSRAVVDDIDHLSNRRVRTVGEQLYSQFGVGLARMARTIKERMNVRDNEDFKPVDLINARTLSSVINSFFGTNQLSQFMDQTNPLAEITHKRRMSALGPGGLSRERAGFEVRDVHYTHYGRLCTIETPEGPNIGLISSLCVHATVNGMGFIETPYRIVKNQKATDQVKFLTAEEEDEQIIAQANAELDNKNKFTSDLVKCRLEGDFPLESPENITYMDVAPNQIVSVAASLIPFLEHDDANRALMGSNMQRQAVPLLRPQAPIVGTGLERRVAMDSRALVVAEDDGVIDYVDSKKIVVKYNWTSEQKLVNFDNEYTTYQLTKFRRTNQDTCINLRPIVLKGDKVKKGDVLCEGYATEKGELALGRNLMVAFMPWQGYNFEDAIVISEKVVRDDIYTSIHIDQFELEVRDTKRGEEELTSEIPNVSEDAVKDLDENGIIRIGAKVKEQDILVGKITPKGETDPTPEEKLLRAIFGDKAGDVKDASMRASASLQGVVINTQLFSRPKKDKDMRAKTRKQVDVLKKEYSRDLVGMRSQMINKMAELLEDRTSQGIVHKYGDVVLAKDSGFNTQNIEQAFFPSKNAYRDESNYNVPEEVNFIADVILKDFTEDEDTNELLAELVKNYNQKRNEITAEFKRQRFALEVGDELPAGIVKLAKVYVAKKRKLKVGDKMAGRHGNKGVVARIVREEDMPFLADGRPVDIVLNPLGVPSRMNLGQIYETILGHAGLRMGTKYATPIFDGATEEEVATEIKKAGLPEWCKMEVFDGRTGEAFEQTVTVGIMYMLKLGHLVDDKMHARSIGPYSLITQQPLGGKAQFGGQRFGEMEVWALEAFGASHILREILTIKSDDVLGRAKAYECIVKGDNMPEPNIPESFNVLIHELRGLALEITLD from the coding sequence TTGGCTACATTAAAACACGGCAGAATAAACTTTCGCAAAACGACCTCCATTTTAGAATATCCACACTTCTTAGATGTACAGGTAAAGTCGTTTCAAGATTTCTTCCAACTAGGTACTCCTCCTGAAAAAAGAACAGCAGACGGACTCTATAAAGTATTTATGGAGAACTTTCCGATTTCTGATTCAAGAGATAACTTTGTTTTGGAATTTGTCGATTATATCATAGACCCACCAAAATATTCAGTTCAAGAATGTGTTGATAGAGGTCTTACTTATGCAGTGCCTTTAAAAGCAAAGCTACGTTTACTTTGTAACGACGAAGACAATGAAGATTTCGAAACCATTGAACAAGAAGTATTTTTAGGAAATGTTCCTGTAATGACAGAGCGTGGCTCTTTTGTTATTAATGGTGCAGAACGTGTAATCGTTTCTCAACTTCACCGTTCGCCAGGTGTTTTCTTTGCTCAAAGTAAGCACACTAATGGTACAAAATTATACTCTGCACGTATTATTCCATTCAAAGGTTCTTGGATTGAGTTTGCTACGGATGTAAACAATATAATGTATGCTTACATTGACCGTAAGAAAAAATTCCCTGTTACTACTCTTCTTCGTGCTATTGGATATGGTACAGATAGAGAAATTTTGGAACTTTTTGGTCTTTCTGAAGAAGTAAAAGCTACAAAGACAAATATTCAGAAAGTAGTAGGTAGAAAATTAGCTGCTCGTGTTCTCCGTACTTGGACAGAAGATTTCGTAGATGAGGATACAGGAGAAGTTGTAAGTATTACTCGTAATGAGGTGCTTTTGGAGCGTGATTCTGAAATAGAAGAGGAGCATATCCAAACAATCATTGATTCGAATACAGAATCAATCATTCTTCATAGAGAAGATATTAATATTAATGATTTTGCGATTGTCTATAATACATTACAAAAAGATAATTCAAATTCAGAGAAAGAAGCAGTAGAGCAAATTTATCGTCAGCTTCGTAATACAGAAGCTCCAGACGAACAAACAGCTCGTGATGTAATTCAAAGTCTTTTCTTTAGTGAAAAGCGTTATGACTTAGGAGAAGTTGGTCGTTATAGAATCAACAGAAAACTAGGTTTGGATTTAGAAATGAGTGTCCGTGTTCTTACAAAAGAAGACATCATTCGTATCATTAGACATTTGATTACTCTTATTAACTCAAGAGCAGTTGTTGATGATATTGACCACCTTTCTAATCGTCGTGTACGTACCGTAGGAGAGCAACTTTATAGCCAGTTTGGTGTTGGTTTGGCTCGTATGGCTCGTACTATCAAAGAACGTATGAACGTTCGTGATAATGAAGACTTTAAGCCAGTTGATTTGATTAATGCTCGTACTTTATCGTCAGTTATTAATTCTTTCTTCGGAACAAATCAGCTTTCACAGTTTATGGATCAAACCAATCCATTAGCAGAAATCACGCATAAGCGTAGAATGTCTGCTCTAGGACCGGGTGGTCTTTCTCGTGAACGTGCAGGTTTTGAGGTTCGTGATGTTCATTATACGCACTATGGTCGTTTGTGTACTATCGAAACTCCAGAAGGTCCAAATATTGGTCTAATTTCTTCGCTTTGTGTTCATGCAACTGTAAACGGTATGGGCTTTATCGAAACGCCTTATCGTATTGTTAAGAATCAAAAAGCTACTGACCAAGTTAAGTTTTTAACAGCAGAAGAAGAAGATGAGCAAATTATTGCACAAGCAAACGCAGAATTAGATAACAAAAATAAGTTTACTTCTGACCTTGTAAAGTGTCGCTTAGAAGGAGATTTTCCTTTAGAATCTCCAGAAAATATTACATATATGGATGTTGCTCCAAACCAAATTGTTTCGGTAGCAGCTTCTCTTATTCCATTCTTAGAACATGATGATGCAAACCGTGCCTTGATGGGTTCAAACATGCAGCGTCAAGCAGTTCCTTTATTGCGTCCACAAGCTCCAATCGTAGGTACAGGTCTTGAAAGACGTGTAGCAATGGATTCTAGAGCATTGGTAGTAGCAGAAGATGATGGAGTAATTGATTATGTAGATTCTAAGAAAATTGTAGTAAAATATAATTGGACAAGCGAACAAAAATTAGTAAACTTCGATAACGAATATACTACTTATCAGCTTACAAAATTCCGTAGAACAAACCAAGATACGTGTATCAACTTACGCCCTATCGTTTTGAAAGGCGATAAAGTGAAAAAAGGTGATGTTCTTTGTGAAGGATATGCAACTGAAAAAGGAGAACTTGCACTTGGTCGTAACCTTATGGTTGCTTTTATGCCTTGGCAGGGTTATAATTTTGAGGATGCAATTGTAATTTCTGAAAAAGTAGTAAGAGATGATATTTATACTTCAATCCACATTGACCAATTCGAACTTGAAGTTCGTGATACAAAACGAGGAGAGGAAGAACTTACTTCTGAAATTCCGAATGTAAGCGAAGACGCAGTTAAAGATTTGGACGAAAACGGTATTATCCGTATTGGTGCAAAAGTAAAAGAACAAGATATTTTGGTAGGTAAAATTACTCCTAAAGGAGAAACAGACCCTACACCAGAAGAAAAACTTCTTCGTGCTATCTTTGGAGATAAAGCAGGTGATGTAAAAGATGCTTCTATGCGTGCTTCGGCTTCGCTACAAGGTGTTGTAATCAATACACAGCTTTTCTCTCGTCCTAAAAAGGATAAAGATATGCGTGCCAAAACACGTAAGCAAGTAGATGTTTTGAAGAAAGAATATAGCCGTGACCTTGTCGGAATGCGTTCGCAGATGATAAATAAGATGGCAGAGCTTTTAGAAGACAGAACTTCTCAAGGTATTGTTCATAAATATGGAGATGTTGTTTTGGCAAAAGATTCAGGTTTTAATACACAAAACATTGAACAAGCATTCTTCCCAAGCAAAAACGCATACCGTGATGAGAGTAACTATAACGTTCCAGAAGAAGTAAACTTTATTGCTGATGTAATATTGAAAGATTTTACAGAAGATGAAGATACAAACGAACTTTTGGCAGAGCTTGTAAAGAATTACAATCAAAAACGTAATGAAATTACAGCAGAATTCAAACGTCAGCGTTTTGCTTTAGAAGTTGGAGACGAACTTCCAGCAGGAATTGTAAAACTTGCAAAAGTATATGTTGCTAAAAAACGTAAACTTAAAGTAGGGGATAAGATGGCTGGTCGTCATGGTAATAAAGGAGTTGTGGCTCGTATTGTTCGTGAAGAAGATATGCCTTTCCTTGCCGATGGTCGTCCTGTTGATATTGTACTGAATCCTCTAGGTGTACCTTCTCGTATGAACTTAGGTCAGATTTATGAGACTATTTTAGGACACGCAGGTCTTAGAATGGGAACTAAATACGCAACACCTATCTTTGACGGAGCAACAGAAGAAGAAGTAGCGACAGAAATCAAAAAAGCAGGTTTACCAGAGTGGTGTAAAATGGAAGTTTTTGATGGACGTACTGGAGAAGCATTTGAGCAAACGGTTACAGTAGGTATTATGTATATGCTGAAACTGGGTCACTTAGTAGATGACAAAATGCACGCTCGTTCTATCGGACCTTACTCACTCATTACGCAGCAACCTTTGGGTGGTAAAGCTCAATTTGGTGGTCAGCGTTTTGGAGAGATGGAAGTTTGGGCATTAGAGGCATTTGGAGCTTCGCATATTTTGAGAGAAATCTTGACAATAAAGTCAGATGATGTTCTTGGACGTGCAAAAGCATATGAGTGCATCGTAAAAGGTGATAATATGCCAGAACCAAACATCCCAGAGTCATTTAATGTATTGATACACGAACTTCGTGGTCTTGCTCTTGAAATTACATTAGATTAA
- the hemF gene encoding oxygen-dependent coproporphyrinogen oxidase, translating to MNTTTQLSTDFTQHKTQISTWFQGLQSRICEALEESDGKSKFQIDTWERKGGGGGTSRVIENGNLIEKGGVNFSAVFGESPARMLQLMKLEPADFFATGVSIVLHPKNPLVPIIHMNVRYFEMSNGIYWFGGGIDLTPHYIFDEDAKFFHQSLKTACDKHHKSYYPEFKKKADDYFYIPHREETRGIGGIFFDHLKEVNTETDGITKQDRWDFVREVGEAFAPIYTQIANKNKILPFTKEQTEWQRIRRGRYVEFNLVYDRGTKFGLETNGRTESILMSLPPEANWQYAHEPQKGSEEERTLSLLKKGIDWV from the coding sequence TTGAATACAACTACACAACTCTCAACAGATTTTACGCAGCATAAAACTCAAATCTCAACTTGGTTTCAAGGATTGCAAAGTAGAATCTGTGAAGCCTTAGAAGAATCCGATGGAAAATCAAAGTTTCAAATTGATACTTGGGAGCGAAAAGGTGGAGGTGGAGGAACATCTCGTGTTATTGAAAATGGAAATTTGATTGAAAAAGGTGGTGTTAATTTTTCGGCTGTCTTTGGAGAATCTCCTGCACGTATGTTGCAATTAATGAAATTAGAACCTGCTGATTTTTTTGCAACAGGCGTTTCGATAGTTTTGCACCCAAAAAACCCACTTGTTCCGATTATTCACATGAATGTTCGTTATTTTGAGATGAGTAACGGAATTTACTGGTTTGGAGGAGGAATAGACCTTACACCTCATTATATTTTTGATGAAGATGCAAAATTCTTTCATCAGTCTTTGAAGACAGCTTGTGATAAACACCATAAGAGTTATTACCCAGAATTTAAGAAAAAAGCAGATGATTATTTTTACATTCCTCACAGAGAGGAAACAAGAGGAATAGGAGGAATATTTTTTGACCATCTAAAAGAAGTAAATACAGAAACTGATGGAATTACGAAACAAGACCGTTGGGATTTTGTACGAGAAGTAGGAGAAGCTTTTGCACCAATTTATACTCAAATTGCGAATAAAAATAAAATTCTTCCCTTCACAAAAGAACAAACAGAGTGGCAGCGCATTCGAAGAGGACGTTATGTAGAGTTTAATTTGGTCTATGACAGAGGAACAAAGTTTGGTTTAGAAACCAATGGCAGAACCGAATCTATTTTGATGAGCCTTCCTCCAGAAGCCAACTGGCAATACGCACACGAGCCACAAAAAGGAAGTGAAGAAGAGCGAACATTATCACTTTTGAAAAAAGGAATTGATTGGGTTTAG
- a CDS encoding RDD family protein gives MNVHQLHPRKHEKFLTQSRIDPITGDTLEAGDKIVLCAECKSAFHADSWAYLGNRHCNQTRTLPAIPQSTSLGHFKKRSAEYYSRVNSNFRINETVQNVVSAGHRLGGVLIDLALIWIVQVLLSYTLSPLLWTYFLLRDFSYKGRSLSLGKNLMNIEVVEERNENRLSWWQSVLRNAPIGIPRLAAVFGTYAYNLSYSFGNSFKVANNLVSAIFTIILVIDIILLFGNNKRIMDRAMDLKSIFRTRNGAND, from the coding sequence ATGAATGTTCATCAACTACATCCTAGAAAACACGAAAAATTCTTGACTCAATCACGCATTGACCCAATAACAGGCGATACTTTGGAAGCTGGAGACAAAATAGTGCTTTGTGCTGAATGCAAATCGGCTTTTCATGCAGATAGTTGGGCATATTTGGGAAATAGGCATTGTAATCAAACACGTACACTTCCTGCTATTCCTCAAAGTACCTCTTTAGGACACTTCAAAAAACGTTCGGCAGAGTATTATAGCCGAGTAAATTCGAATTTTAGAATCAATGAAACGGTACAAAATGTAGTAAGTGCAGGTCATCGTTTGGGTGGTGTTTTGATAGATTTAGCGTTGATTTGGATTGTACAAGTATTGCTCTCTTATACACTTTCTCCTTTACTTTGGACATATTTTTTACTTAGAGATTTTTCGTACAAAGGGCGTTCTTTGAGCTTAGGCAAGAACTTGATGAACATTGAAGTAGTAGAAGAAAGAAATGAAAACAGACTTAGTTGGTGGCAGTCGGTTCTTCGAAATGCGCCTATCGGAATCCCTAGATTAGCAGCTGTTTTTGGCACATATGCTTATAATTTGAGTTATAGTTTTGGTAATTCTTTCAAAGTAGCTAATAACTTAGTGTCTGCTATTTTTACTATTATTCTAGTTATTGATATAATTCTTCTTTTTGGAAACAACAAACGAATTATGGATAGAGCAATGGATTTGAAAAGTATTTTTAGAACTAGAAATGGAGCAAATGATTAG